cagagttcccaactcctctgcagatatagaactcgctCGTATTATCACCAAAGCAGATCGCctgcaacatcctcatcataagcactacagggaagtacgcagctctacacaataatctcatgtcggtactgtaatctgcagcttacagagcagacatcgagaacattgtatagttactacgatacgtcctgaccgactaggtctcttaatctcttatctctcttgaatcttctattatcataaacttattctgtttgggtcatccactgatgactgccagcaatggtatcctcatccttatctagggcaactatactttcaagactcacttttatgtactcgtgccttgcacgaaatgggcacaccatttaaacccatactgacaaaaatatagtatttattggagtacatatcctcatgatagacctcacatgtctactaactctatttcacatttctatgtactccacgaaaatcaagacactaattgaggcacttttatatttcccgaggtataacgcagaatctagaaacaaagatttacagaaaagacaaaacagaatcctatactccgcatgtaacatcctaacaagactccttttacactcccaagtatattctttcccatgaatctagagcctaagctctgataccacatttgtcacgacccaacctatgggccggaccggcactaggacctgggccagcctaaagcccccgaggcccgtagtaagccttaactattcattaatcaaactctaaggcccatttgggcccaatatcaagaaaacaacggacagagtccggccataaaatggactttccaacggggagttttcgactcacccgacctgtaaacacaataaacaatccattggggagcttagctcaccctccacatactcatcaacataataataaatgggagctcagctccctcatccaatccatcaaacagacttagcatatttagtttacaggtccaacatgataataatattacagaccaaattcaaataattactgctaacacatgcggaaattctaggagtaattaaaattacacaatattgataaacaacctgcgaggtaaaaggcgttaacctaacaaaatatcctcccgtggctcagaaaatttttgaacagagtgagcgtcactcgagagtaaaatatcaatcttaactataatctctataactatctgaaactaatgcaacctgtagagtgaaatgcaacattaacatcatattcacattatagcatcaaaaaggtaatttggagcactcacacaccctgtagtatcaatcataacatatggagccgatcctatacactctcttaaatccaacccagtgccaataattactcaagctcggacttccacttaataaccaaatcgagggtcccagtaaTTACTCAAaccgtgactaccctcgaaggatcgggtcccaataattactcaagccgtgactaccccgccctatccatagtccacaccacatcacacgcacgccaacacacgcacactgctccaaattaccacaacaacatccatggcacatcacagttatgaatgcaacataaatcgtgcctagagtttaactacataaatatatgcatataagtgatgcatgggcatgctgaacatataataatatcgaaattacaattaaaattaatattttactcacggacttgatGTAATCAccgtggcggtgggcggaggaagaaggtcatcggctcacgacaattatattactattttttaataaaaatgacctaatacaaatcaagaaaagacacaATACGTGCTAAGTCGTGactaaaatccggcagagtctcccctatacctaggacctacccaacctgcaaaagggctcaaaacacacttctatatccacaactcaatcacatcacacagcccctcttgggcccatcaaatcaatcatccatcacaatatgtaaaattttaatttagtccttataattgatcatttttgcaaaaactgctcaaataagctctaaaaattataaaactctgccctgcggtccttagaaatattactaagctattgcaaaaagaatcgtaattttctaaactaccacgaatattttatggatttttaatcctatttaagcactagaaaattacgaaaaagcaaggttcgggtttacctttgccgattccgacttcgggaacgcgctcgggatgcctaacAATGGTGGAGTAGCCAAAacttcgatccaattcggagacttttccggtagctggtatgtctggccggaaattcacagatccggacaactattgaatttccgcgaattgaggatacctacacgaagcccaataataatatataaaaaaatcaggggtgttacacaaaacttaatgaatctatgaagatcataaaaattcaattatatAACTATCTACATATGTCATGTATGCAAGAACTTGCTTTGAGACAAGCTCCCCCTATATGTATGCACCCAATCATTCAAAATGCAATAAAGTTGAGAAGCTACAAAATGTCTCCCCCTAAATATGATATTCAAAGCATTTTAAAGATAACAATATAAGTAACATGTTAAACAATTTCCAAGATTAATTCATCCAATATCAATTCAATCATCATATATAAGATATATCAACCATAAGTCGATCATTAAATATCATCATCATATCTTCAATAACTTTCCAAAATAAGTCCAAAATATCTATATCAAAATATGAACCATACAACCATtgaacaaaattagttaactaaaaatGTACCCAGTTAACTAAAAACATTCTGTCAATTGAAATATTTTCCTATCTTCTCCTAATTTCTCCTATCTTCTCCTAATTTCTCCCCCTTTTTAACATCAACAAAAAAGATAGAAATTCTCTTATTTTATCCTATTTTCTCCCCTTtttgaaaaatagacaaaaatacaCAATTTTGAAATCTCAAGGTTTATCTTTGCTACTAAGAATTCTGCCACTTCTCCTAAGGTAAGTAGGATCAACAGGTTTGGCTTGTTTCTTCTTCTTTGAGGGTTCTTTTGCAGGTATGGTTACTTGGATTTTTGGAGGAATGGATAGTACTGATTTTCTGGCTTGTGTTTTGGTTCTTCTATGGCCATATTGCATGGATAAAGAGATGGTTGATTCAGGGACTGGTTGAGAGGCAGTAGGAACAGGGTTTGGTTGATCAGAGGATGGGTTTTGTGACTGCTCTTCTTTCTGCTTACCAGCATCTTCCTTCTCCTCTTCTTGTCTTGAACCATTTCTGCCTTCACTTTTTCCATTTTCACTGATACTGTTGCTTTTAGTATGAGATGAGGAGGATTCTCTTGATTTTTCTTTGTCAGGTTCTTGTTCTGTTTCTGATGCCTCTTCTGCAGATTCTTCCTTCTCATTATTTTTCTCTACTTCTTCAACCTCAGCTAGCttacttcttctttttcctttttagCAGCTTTTACatgctcctcttcttcttcttccacttcaaaaatttttactccaCTTGGTCCAGCAGCCTTTGCATTGCTAGGACCAGCAGTACCCTGTGGGTAGCTTCCAAAATCTCCAAActtcccaaaagattcaccaaacAGCATTTGAGCCATCTTCTTCATGAACCATTCTTGTCTATCCAATCTATTAATCAACATATCCATCTTTGCATTTTGCTCAGCCATAATTCCCTTCTGTAATTCATGAGATTTTTCTAAAATACTCAAGGTCAATCCActcatttctttgatttccttcATCATGTCTAGATTTGCTTTACTTATTTTCACAAAATCTGACATTTtcagcttcattttctctttcttcttagaGCTTTCCCCTTCATCTATCTTAGAACTTCTCTCTTTCAACTTGCTTATTGGGATGTCTGATTGCTTTGAATTTGATTCTGATTTAGAttcaatctcaatctcagtctctTCTTCTGgctttttctcttctttcttaCTCCTTTTCCTACCATCATCAGTCTTGAATATCTCCTTAATGGGGATAGGATTGCTAAACTTCTTTTCTTTGCTCAGATCAACTCCCATAGCTTGAAATACAAGAGTTAAAGGCATAGCATATGACAATCTTCTATGCTTACTAGACTTAGCAATcactttgaaaataaaaaatggcAAATTGAATCTGATTTTATTAACCAAGTGCCACATAATGCATAAATCAAGGCTATTTGCATATGAATGACTACCACTTCTAGGATTGAGCAAATATCGAATGAAGGATTGCAGAATCCTAAAATTTTGAGGCACTAAATTGATATTGGTCATTTCATTTTCGGGTGTACCTTCTGGAAAAATTGACAATTGAAATGCCTTCTCATCATATCCTTCAAGCTTCCTAGTATCTTTGAAGGTTCCAATCCTATTTCCATTATTCGATAGGTTCAAAACAGAGGCTAAGAAATCTACATCAATAATTTGACTTTTCTTCTTAACTTTCACACTAAAACTTTCTCCTTTAACACCTTCTTTCATACTCCCATAAAATTCTTGaattaaataaagataataatattCATTCAATTCAGAAAATTTCATCCAGCCTTGAAAAGTAAATAATCTTCAAATTCAGAAGGCAAATCAGAAAATGAATCCCATTTAATGTACCTTGGCTTGAAAATATTCTGTTGCACAAAGGGTTTCGAAGTAGGGCCCttctccattttcttctttttctcggAAGGCTCTAACCCAGCAATACcctttccctttctttttcttgctcaTTCTGCCACTGTCTCTGTTTCTTCATCATTGTTGTCAACTTCAGTTTCTTCTTCTCTTTCCTTTTCGAATCTGCCAGCTGCTTGTATAGCATCACCCATGAATTTTCGAGGTTTGGTAGCCACTTGTTTTACCCTTGCCATCGATTCTTGGAGAATTTCAGCGAGAAGTAACCGCTTGAGAAAGAATAGGATTTTGCCGTTTAGGGATTTTGAGAAGGAGAATTGGGGGTATTTGGTTTTGAGAGAAGTTTAGGTTTCTAAGAGAGTGGAGAATCAGCAGGAAATGAGGGAGTTTTTGAGAGATTGATTGAAATGATATGTAGGAGTtaccaaaaaaaaattcaaattttaaaactatGTCAGTTTATCATGGAGAACCGGGAATCTCTTTTTGCCAAAACCCAATTCTACCCTTTAAAGATATAAAAGGAGCTTAACTATGCCTAGGGGT
This sequence is a window from Hevea brasiliensis isolate MT/VB/25A 57/8 chromosome 10, ASM3005281v1, whole genome shotgun sequence. Protein-coding genes within it:
- the LOC131169452 gene encoding uncharacterized protein LOC131169452, with the protein product MKEGVKGESFSVKVKKKSQIIDVDFLASVLNLSNNGNRIGTFKDTRKLEGYDEKAFQLSIFPEGTPENEMTNINLVPQNFRILQSFIRYLLNPRSGSHSYANSLDLCIMWHLVNKIRFNLPFFIFKVIAKSSKHRRLSYAMPLTLVFQAMGVDLSKEKKFSNPIPIKEIFKTDDGRKRSKKEEKKPEEETEIEIESKSESNSKQSDIPISKLKERSSKIDEGESSKKKEKMKLKMSDFVKISKANLDMMKEIKEMSGLTLSILEKSHELQKGIMAEQNAKMDMLINRLDRQEWFMKKMAQMLFGESFGKFGDFGSYPQGTAGPSNAKAAGPSGVKIFEVEEEEEEHVKAAKKEKEEEESAEEASETEQEPDKEKSRESSSSHTKSNSISENGKSEGRNGSRQEEEKEDAGKQKEEQSQNPSSDQPNPVPTASQPVPESTISLSMQYGHRRTKTQARKSVLSIPPKIQVTIPAKEPSKKKKQAKPVDPTYLRRSGRILSSKDKP